TTAAAGTGATGATTTTCATTTCTCCATATCGGGAGAAATATTAGACAGACGAAATAACTGATACATTTCAGTTTATTATAAAATATATTTTATTTATCATATAGTACAAAGTTTATAATTATATCCAATTATTTTCATGCCTACCTGCCTTTCAGGCCAATAATAAATAGCTAAATTAAGATTAAATGTGCTAATTAAGATTATTACACTGATACAAAACATCTATTACAAATATCTAATGTAATACTCCCGCCAATTATTTAAATTTTTAACATAGATTGGAGAATGAGATAATAAAAAGAGTTGAATAAAAAATGAAAAAATAATAGGAGATTGTCTAAGACATCAGGAGATTATTTGAGACGGAACAAATTAACATGCGCTTAAAATTTTTGTTTGAGAATATTTTTTACCTGAAAAATAAAGAGCAATTTTTCAGCCATTAAAAAGCAGTCAATTTATAAGGATAATGCCCAAACTTAATTTTATATATTAAACTTAAGGAAAAAATAGTAAAGCTGAGTATTAATTAACCAATATACTTTTTACAGCTATTTTGACTCGCCTGGTCTACACTATTGAGACTAAAAGTTAAATTATAAATATAGTTCGATATTAACATATCAAACCTGGGCTTTTTTTAAATATCTTCAAAAAAACAATATATTCTATATATTATGTATTTTACATAACTGATCAATTTCAGATCTCAAAATATCCCAAAAAACATACATTAAAAAGAATATGTATTATAATGTGTGTTTATAAATAATTACCTACATTCCTATACATAACACATATTGAAATATAATTTTTTATAAGCTACCATAATTTCATTCTTTTTTCCATATTAAACGATTATACTATTTAAAAGACATAATTCAGTACATGTGTTAATAATACTTTAATTCATTTATAGGCATTATAATATATACTTACAATAAGATTAACAATTAATGTTATTAAAAATTATCTTTTTTAAAAAATATTTTGAATTAGATATTTTAAAATATAAAATTAATTTATAATAACTATTATTGAATATATGTAATTAAGATCAATATAATTAGAATGACGTCAGCTTTTAGATATATTAAATATAATAAATATAACTTTTTATACATAACTTACAAAATAGGAATATATAATTTATTAAGTAGCTAAAAATTAAGCTAATATTAATTATAGATATTTTAGGAGGTTTAATATAAAGAAATATCTGAGAAATAAGCTATAGGCTATTGTATATTACTAAACTACTACTTTTACAGGGATTTTTAGCAAAAATATCAAACAATTATGTGCATATTTTGAATTATTATGCTATATTTATAATATATTTTTTTGATCAGATAGTGTAGACTATTTTGTTCAAAGTAGAGTAAAAACGCATAGAAGAAAAATCGTCCAAAGAAATTTTTTAAAATAATCATGGAATATAGCTAAAAATAACTGACTATTTGCAAATATAACCCTTAATACCTCTTAATAAAAATCCTATCATTACTTATTCATATAATATGTAGGAATCATCAGGCATATTTTTCAGGATTGTTTTTCCTTACTATTGTTTCATAGTTAATAAGGCGGTTATCGGTCAAATATGGCGTATTCATATAGTCCATGGAATAACCGAGTTCACAAAATTGGGTGTTTCGCATAAAATTTCACCTCTGATAAAATTCATTCACATATGGTATAAGAATAAATTTTTCATTATATCCTGTCTGTTATGGCAGGTCTTTCTCAAAGTTCGGCTTTTAAATCAAGAGCAGACGTTATGCATAAAGATAATTATAAGGAGTGTTTAATATTAAAAAATTCAGATTTTGTTTGGAAACATAAATTATAGCATCTAGAAGCAGTTAAAAAGTTAGGCAAAATTATAAATTCAATAAATTAATTTCACAGAATTCCTTTTATTTTTTAATTTATTTGTATAGACTCGATAAAATTAACTAACAAAATATATTTTTTATAAAAAAATAATACAATATCAGGGTATTTTTATATATTATGATTTGTACCATGACCTCTACACTATTCAAATTAAAAACATGCTAAAACATATAGATAAAAAATACTTAACAATCATAAAAAATATTAAAAATAGCATCTATAAAATATAATAAGGCAAAATATAGAAGGATATAAAAATATTTTGTAAATAATTTTATCATTATCAGTTTTTGAAGCCACTACTCAAAAACAAACAGCAACTAACGGTAATATGATAATAATATAACAGTAACACAGTAATTATGCATAGCGAAACGATATCTCAAGAGCTTTTAATTTTTGCTTTAAATCAGGAAGGCTCTTTTCAATTATATTCTCATTTTTCAGTTATATTCTCATTTCTTAGTTAGATTATCCGTTATTGCCAGGCAGCTATAAACAGTTTTTTATTCAGCAGCGGCGGGACCTGTTAGCGAAATCTGATTTTCAGAAGATTTTTTCCTTACAGGAGTTTAATAATTAACTGTCAGAGAGATTTTTGTTAAAGGAAATTTTTGATGACGCAGATTTTTATTCATCGAGTATCAGAGATCTGCCATTAAAGGAGAATTAATAGTGAATTAATAGTGCGAATTTGAATTATAAACAGTGAGAATTTGAACTATAGCACATGTTTGCCCTGAACAAATTTTTATTACATAGTTATTACATGGCAAATCTGGGAATTAATCTTTTAAATTTCAAGTAACTTAATATTAATTATTATATTAAACTAAGTTTTTTGTCAGTGTTCTACCTGAGAAATACCACAAAAGATATTTTTATACAAGTTTTATGTAACAGAATCAGAATTCCAGTTTCAAATTAAAAATTTCTTCAAAAAGTCCATATTTTTTGCGGGCCCGGTAAAGGTACTGGCGGATCGGAGTATTATCTCTTGCCCTGGCAAAAAGAGCTTCTATTTCTCCTTTTGAAAAAACAGCCTCCAGCTTTTTAATAGGTATGGCTTTAAGGTCTTCCCAGCTGTCAACCACAGGGTTGCTTATAGGAATCGGGATCGGAAGCAGTGAGATCTGAGCCTCATCCACCCAGTTCCAGTCGGAATCATAAATATTTGCATAAAAGGCACCACAGGAAGCACATTTTGTTACGACCAATATATTTTCTTCGGCAGTGTGATAGCTGAGGCTCATGAGAATGGAGTCACAGCCTGTGCAGTTGCCAATCTCGTTTTTTTCCATGCTGTATGCAGGTATCCGGTTTTCTTCGATGTAAAGTGCTTTTTCATTGAGGTCGTACTTATATTCCATGTCGTCCGCTCCTGAAGAGGCCGAGCCCCTGAACGCAAATTTTTTCATTCCAGGATGGTGTTAATTCCTCTTTGATTTCTGTCTAAGGTCGTAACCCTATTAATATTAATCGGGTATAGATACTCTTCGTTTTTGAGGAGTATTAATAAAAAACAGGACTTTTTTGCATACTTTTTACAAATCATAAAACCAATTCATCACCAACACAAATTTCTATATGAGTGACACCGGGTGAAAAAATCACTATGAGCAAAATAGTAACAAAAATAAGTTACACAATACCTGCATAATTTTTCCACGTTTTTGACCTAAATTTTAGTTATAGTTTTTAGTTTTGATGAAGCGTTCTTAAGCAATATATCCAACAATCTACTTTTTCTGGATTCAAAATTTATACAAACTATATGTTTTCCTAAAAATTACTTTTGCACGACGTAAGCCAGCTTACTTGAGTATAGATCAGATTTTTGTTTTTTGATTGTCCCCCATCCAATAAGAAAAACTTTTGAGAATTTATTCAACGATAGATTTTTAAACATCTTTTTTATATGTAATGGTTTCACTTGAAGAAAAAGATTTATTACACTATTACGAAAAAGCGAAATCAAAAATCAATAGCATACTAAGGTTTTGCTGCTTCTAGCAGAACGCAGAATCGGTTTGAAAAATGTCCTAGACAAACAGAAAAGCGGATTTTGCGTTATATTAATAATATAAATTTAATCGATTTTGGAGTATTGAACACAAGCTTAATATATATGATTGTAAGAAAATAATAATGTTATTAAGTAAATATATTGTGTAAGTATTCAAATTTCTGGCAGGAAATTCGAAGACTTTTTCAGCTCTGAAAATAAGAATAATACTTTATAAAACAGGGCAGCTAAAAATGGAAAATATGAAAGGATAGATCTCCAGGTAAGCCAATTCCGAGAGAATCCCAGGTGCAAAGACGGTGTGAATGGATGATAAAAAGTGATATATTGAAGAAAGAACATATCATACACAGGGTTGAAACTTGAAGCACCTAATATTGCCTGAAGAGCAGGAGCTTTAATATCCATTTACATCAGGACGAATAAATTTACAAACCTATATATAGAGCTATAACTGAGATAGTTTACTACATCAGTAAAGGTGGTAATTATGGTATCCATCCGAGCTAAAATTAAATCCAGATTAGAGAAATTCCTTGAAGTTGATTCCAATGGATATCGAAGGGCTATACTGTGTATCTTCATCAAGGTAAAGAAAGCAACTATTGACGAGCTTCATGAAATGCTTTCAAGTAAATACAATGTATCAAGAAATACAGTAGCATCCATGGTAGGGTACATACATTCAAAACTTGGAATACTGAGAGCACATAAGGAGTCCTATAAAACCCCCATGGTTTATCTCCTGAGAGAGGAATACATAGACCTGATTATGAAAATAGTTGCATCGCCTGAAAAGACAATAAATGACTCCACAGCCTGAAAAAATCAATATTCCGGCATTTCTCATTTTCACCTGGTTTCTGATAGACAATGTCAATTGTAAAAAACGCACCCAGAACAGCAACTACCATTGTTGTACGGTCAGACGCCAATACCCGTGTAAGCCATTCAAGGGACCCTTATTACAACCTTATGCGGCGTATTTTTCAGGAAGACGCCACTGCTGTCCGGGGCCGGAAATTTCTTACAATGGTTGAAGAACGGCAGGCGGCAGGTAATGCTATCCGGACCGATGAATGGAAGGCTGTTCTCGAAGAACTGCAGATAGGTCGTGCCTCCTTTTATGCAATGAGAAACAAGCTCCTCGGCGCAGGGCTAATTTCCATCAAAAATAAAGAGTATCGACTTTCAGGCCAGTTTTCAAAAGACCTTATTGATATGGCACGCTGGTGGTGGACCGCTGTCCTTGAGCAGCCAGAAGAAAGTCTTTGATCTGTACCAAAAGAATTACTTATTTTAACCTGAGATTATTTTTTTAACCTTAGATAATCTTTTTTAATCTTAGATAATCTTTTCAACCTGAGATTATATTTTGCTCATTCTGGAAGGCGCAGGAGAGTTATTTTTCAATAGATTTAACTTTCTACAAAATTTATTGTCAGATGCTTTTTTGCCGCACATTTAACATATCTGCAGGCATCCAGCCGAAAGCTATATATATAAAATACTCCTTTAGAAGATACGCTTCAGGGCGCAAGAATCACGCCCCACAGCGAAAAATCATCGAAGCCCGGTAGTGTAGTGGTCAATCATGCGGGACTCTGGATCCTGCAACCTCGGTTCGAATCCGTGCCGGGCTATACACACTTTTATTTACACTGTTAAATCCCAAACTTTAAGCAATTTATCTTTTTTAAACTTCGCTTGGTTTCTTAAAATCTTTTGATATTCTTATGACTTTTTTGCGTTCATATAGTTTTTTTGCTGCATTTACTCTCTTCTGGCTTTCTTTCACTTTCTTATGATTTTTTTATTTTCTTATGGCTTTCTTCTGTTTTCTTATGTCTTTTTTGTTTTCTTTTGCTTTTAATTATCTATTCATTACTTTGTTGTATTTTTCTTTTTGTGCCTTGCAGAAAAACATTAATGTTGCCTGCAAGTCTCTGTAAAAAACGAAAATAATTTGTGAGAATACAAAAATATTTTGGAATTATGCATAAATAATTTACATAGTTTAACTAAATATTTTTCTTTTGATATTTCGCAAAAGTTAGGTTTAAACTTATCAAGAAATCAAAAAATAGCCTTTAAAATGGTTTTTAAAGGATAAAAAGCTTTTTAATCATTTTTTCACCTTCACCATATGAGTAAACTGGCGCATATACTACCAAAATAATATTAGCTTAATGAGATAACTATTTATAATAAGTATATGTAATATAATACTGAAGTAAAAACATAATACAATTATAAAGTAAAACCACAAAACAGCTTATAGCGGGGGAAAAACATGAGAATAAGAGTAGTCAGTACAAGGGAAGAAATCTTTACACTTAATCCGAATGAGCGTCTTGTTCACCTGGCTTTCAGACCATCAAACAAAGATATCTTCGGACTTGTTGAAACCTGCCCCAGGATTGAGGTAGTACAGCTACCTAAATCCTACAAACGCACGGTCTCAAAGTCCATAGCCATGTTCCTTCAGATGCAGAGGGTTCAGCTTCTTGAGGGAGATGTCTGGGGTCACAGGAAAGACATAAACGAATACTATGCAATTCCTTCCTCGGTTATTGAAAAGATAAAAGATATGAAAACAGAAGGAAAAGCTGCTGAAGAAATAGAGAGAAAAGTTTCAAGGGAAAGCAAACTGAACCCTGAGATGGTTGCTTATATTATGAATAAGGAAATACCTGCCTGATCTGCACAGAAAAGGTATGATCCCTGAGATCTGCTGGAGATTGGAATGTATAGATAATCGATTCCGCACTACAAACTACAAATATACTCTCCAGCAGGATCTCTTCTTCAGCAGTCCTCTCCTGAAAATCCAAGAAATTTCAACATTTAATTTAGATCAATTTACAAGAATACTCTGTTTTAATACGGAAAACTAAATTTCAGATTTAAATCCTTTCTATGTTTCAGATTTGGATTCTTACTTTTTCAGATTTTTGCTTCATCCCGGCCCTGAGAACCC
This window of the Methanosarcina mazei S-6 genome carries:
- a CDS encoding DUF2551 domain-containing protein, yielding MVSIRAKIKSRLEKFLEVDSNGYRRAILCIFIKVKKATIDELHEMLSSKYNVSRNTVASMVGYIHSKLGILRAHKESYKTPMVYLLREEYIDLIMKIVASPEKTINDSTA
- a CDS encoding DUF1699 family protein, whose amino-acid sequence is MRIRVVSTREEIFTLNPNERLVHLAFRPSNKDIFGLVETCPRIEVVQLPKSYKRTVSKSIAMFLQMQRVQLLEGDVWGHRKDINEYYAIPSSVIEKIKDMKTEGKAAEEIERKVSRESKLNPEMVAYIMNKEIPA